A stretch of the Chanos chanos chromosome 1, fChaCha1.1, whole genome shotgun sequence genome encodes the following:
- the LOC115804265 gene encoding LOW QUALITY PROTEIN: leucine-rich repeat-containing protein 43-like (The sequence of the model RefSeq protein was modified relative to this genomic sequence to represent the inferred CDS: deleted 2 bases in 1 codon; substituted 1 base at 1 genomic stop codon), with product MANRTLSYVAERYLQGCCLSSFPCGQGSLSQNKTKHSAEVFRTANAEDQEVFFDVLRYPTSMLRDRRRCSSQSQDPSEPCVLMTERLRKLHRNFISSLITIIRILDKGVSVIDEGVLQFTCLEELILSVNTISDLPAKNLPGKLRVLELYANQVSSLQGLRGHPLVHLEHLGLGNNRLGSSQDLQDLSAVPWPKLVSLDLSWSGFDQQCALVDALSALPRLRALILEGNPLTLATSYPGFVLDSLPRLLYLDEAWVSPDKRHHFSGLALQRGSLSEKAVVSFCVRRMRGLPDPAPFQESGAPEFPFVSYSYLITYEFLDQQKIKEKVIIVRAGVPKVCTPRQPWADLIDFNHTSRHHVTDLSALKSLFLQGLSVSVEEEKVLSWPASPTENTGAKPAVEKKGAGKEPTDSSQKPKDKKKKRGVCXDLIQDPPLKRTVGTIHVDLQDLVLGKDRVDVTGNFGMLFPEPNVSMPLTQEKDQTKKIKEDKKKDDKKAKPGRCATAGKRNTSSKGKGQRGSEVEDPSDNSNPAQAEPLTVEFSVCLEKWLCASQATAYNEM from the exons ATGGCCAATAGAACACTCTCGTATGTTGCGGAGAGGTACCTTCAGGGCTGCTGTCTATCAAGCTTCCCATGCGGCCAGGGGAGTTTG tCCCAGAATAAGACAAAGCACAGTGCAGAAGTTTTTAGAACAGCAAATGCAGAGGACCAGGAAGTTTTCTTCGACGTTTTGAGGTATCCCACGTCTATGCTGAGAGACCGCAGACGCTGCAGCTCGCAGAGCCAGGACCCGTCAGAGCCGTGTGTCCTGATGACGGAACGTCTGAGGAAACTCCATAGAAACTTCATCTCCTCCCTAATTACAATTATTCGCATTCTGGACAAAGGG GTGTCAGTCATTGATGAAGGTGTGCTTCAGTTTACCTGTCTGGAAGAGCTGATCCTGAGTGTTAACACAATCTCTGACCTTCCAGCAAAGAATCTGCCAGGCAAACTGCGG GTGCTGGAGCTGTATGCCAATCAAGTGTCAAGCCTCCAGGGGTTAAGAGGTCACCCTCTCGTGCACCTGGAACATCTGGGCCTGGGTAACAACAGGCTTGGCTCGTCCCAGGACCTCCAGGACCTCAGTGCTGTACCTTG GCCAAAGTTGGTATCATTGGATTTGAGCTGGTCAGGTTTTGATCAGCAATGTGCCCTGGTTGATGCCCTCTCTGCTTTGCCCCGCCTGCGCGCCCTCATCCTGGAGGGCAACCCCCTGACCCTGGCAACCTCATATCCAGGTTTTGTGCTGGACAGCCTGCCTCGTCTGCTATACCTGGATGAAGCCTGGGTGAGCCCAGATAAGCGGCATCACTTTAGCGGACTGGCCCTACAGAGAG GGTCACTGTCTGAGAAAGCTGTTGTGAGTTTCTGTGTTCGGAGAATGAGGGGACTTCCAGACCCTGCTCCATTTCAGGAGAGTGGTGCACCTGAATTTCCTTTTGTCAGCTACAGCTACTTAATTACCTATGAATTTCTTGATCAGCAGAAAATTAAGGAAAAAGTAA TCATTGTCAGGGCTGGAGTACCAAAGGTCTGCACCCCGAGGCAGCCCTGGGCTGACCTGATTGACTTTAACCACACAAGCCGCCACCATGTCACTGACCTGTCAGCTCTGAAGAGCCTCTTCCTCCAAGgcctgtcagtgtctgtggaggaggagaag GTCCTGTCATGGCCGGCATCtccaacagaaaacactggaGCTAAGCCTGCAGTAGAGAAGAAAGGGGCAGGAAAAgag CCCACAGACTCAAGCCAGAAACCAAAggataagaagaagaagaggggagtCTGT TAGGACTTAATTCAGGATCCGCCACTCAAACGGACAGTTGGTACAATCCATGTGGACCTTCAGGACCTGGTGTTAGGAAAGGACAGAGTTGATGTGACCGGTAACTTTGGCATGCTTTTTCCTGAACCAAATGTCAGCATGCCACTGACACAGGAAAAG GATCAGActaaaaagataaaagaagacaagaaaaaagatGACAAGAAAGCCAAACCAGGAAGGTGTGCTACAGCAGGGAAAAGAAATACATCTTCCAAAG GTAAGGGACAAAGAGGAAGTGAGGTGGAAGACCCCTCAGACAACAGTAACCCCGCTCAGGCAGAACCACTTACTGTGGAGTTCAGCGTGTGTCTTGAGAAATGGCTGTGTGCTTCACAAGCCACTGCATACAATGAAATGTAG